The Pseudodesulfovibrio alkaliphilus DNA segment AGAATCCCGATATTGTCTAGAAAATATCAAGAATTTCAACCACAACCGCCGCAGAGAGGAAAAACTCTTTGAAATTAAGCAGATAAATAGAGATTTTTCTTGAGATGACGCGATTTTTTTTGTACTCCAATGAAAAACAACAAGGCAACACATCAGGGGGAACAAGCAATGAGCGGCAAGAAGGTGCTGTCTGTGGCCGAGATCGCAAGGGAGCTGGAGCTGCCGGAATCCACAGTCCACTATTGGAAGAATCGGTTTGCACAGCACCTGCCCAGCGTGGGTCGAGGCCGGCAGAAGCGCTTCAGGCCCGAGGCCGTCGAGGTCTTCGGCACCATCTCGCGGCTGCTCAAGGAAGGGCACACGGCCCGCGATGTCATGGACCAGCTCTCCCACGACTACCCGCTCCACGCCGACGCCATGCCACAGGGCGTCTCCCTGCCCCCCGCCATGGCTGCCAGCGCCATGGAATCGGCCATGGAGCCCGCCATGAAAATGGCCGCGGCCATCGGCCTGGAAATCGCGCGGAGCGTGGGCGAGGGCGTCCGCAGCGTACTGGCCGGGAGCGATTGCGGCAACGGCGCCGATGTGGCCGAGGTTCGCCAGGGACTGGAGGACGCTGCCCGGCGCATCACCGCCCAGATGGAGGAAACCCATCAGCTCAAGGCGGAAAACGAGCTGCTCAGGGAAAAGCTCAAGATCATGGAGGCCGAGATGGTCCGGTTGCGCAAGGACCGCCGCGAGATGGAAAAGTACCTCCTTGACAAGATCCGTTCCGTGACTACCTAACTCCGCGTGGCGCTGACCGCCGTCAGCGCCCCACCCACATATCATTTTCGCGTCCCCGCCGGGCCGAACGCCCGGCGGATCTTCGCGCACAGCACGTTTCGGAGGACAACCGCATGGGCAAGAAAACCACCCACAAGTTCAAGGCCGAGGTCAGCCAGCTCCTCGACATCCTGGTCCACTCCCTCTACACCAACAAGGAGATATTCCTGCGGGAGCTCATCTCCAACGCCTCGGACGCCCTGGAAAAGGTCCGTTTCCTGACCACCGCCCAAGGCGGGCAGGACGACACCCCCCTTGAAATCCGCATCGAGGCGGACAAGGACGCCAAGACCGTCACCGTTACCGACACGGGCGTGGGCATGACCCGCGACGAGCTGATGAAGAACATCGGCACCATCGCCCACTCGGGAACGGCCGAGCTGACGAAAATGGCCACCGAGGGCAAGGAGTCCCTCGATACCCTCATCGGCCGCTTCGGCGTGGGCTTCTACTCGGTCTACATGGTGGCCGACGAGGTGGAAGTGACCACCCGCTCCATTGAGCCGGGCGCCAAACCCATGGTCTGGACCTCGGACGGCAAGACCGACTACAAACTCCAGGAACTCGAAGAGGACGGCGTGGCCCGCGGCACCCGCATCGTGGTCAGGCTCAAGGACGATCTGGCCGGGCAATTCGCCAACGCGGCGCACCTCAAGTCCATCATCAAGAAGCACTCCAACTTCATCAATTTCCCCATCCATGTGGACGGCGAGCGGGTCAACACCGTCACCGCCCTGTGGCGCGAGCCCAAGTTCCAGATCACCAGCGAGCAGTACGCCGAGTTCTACAAGTTCCTGACCTACGACGCCGAGGACCCGCTCGACACCCTGCACACCTCGGTGGACGCGCCCGTGCAGTTCAACGCCCTGATGTTCATCCCCAAGGCAGGCGACGATCCCTTTGGCATGAACCGCGAGAACAGGGGGCTTGATCTCTATGTCCGCCGCGTGCTCATCGAGAAGCAGAACAAGGATCTTCTGCCCGAGTATCTCGGCTTCATCAAAGGCGTGGTCGATACCGAGGACCTGCCCCTGAACATCTCCCGCGAGACGCTTCAGGACAACCTTCTCCTGCGCAAGATCAGCTCCACCCTGGTCAAGCAGGCGCTGGACAACCTGGAGAAGATCGCCAGGGACGACGCGGACCGCTACGCCGAGTTCTGGCGCGCCCACGGCACTCTCTTCAAGGCCGGATACATGGATTTTCTGAACAAGGACAAATTCGCCCGGCTGGTGCGCTTCAACTCCTCGGCCAGTGAAAACGCCGAGGGGCTGACCTCCTTTGCCAACTACCTTTCCCGGGCCAGGGAGGGGCAAAAGGAAATCTATTACGCCTACGGCCCAAGCCGCGAGGCGCTCGGCCTCTCCCCCCACCTGGAAGTCTTCCGCAAGAAGGGCATTGAGGTCCTCTACCTCTTCGAGCCCATCGACGAGTTCGTCATGGACGCCCTGCGCGACTTCGACGGCCACGCCCTGGTGGCGGCCGAACACGCGGACATGGCCACCCTCGACGGATTCGAGAACCTGGAACGGGACCAAGAGGCCGCCCCCCTCAGCGACGACCAGAAAACGACCCTGGACAGGCTGCTGGCCCGCATCAAGGAAGCCCTTGGCGAATCCGTCACCGAGGTCAGGGTCTCGCGGCGGCTCTCGGGCTCGCCCGTGTGTCTGGCCAACCCGGACGGCAACGTCACCAGCTCCATGGACAAGATCATGCGCGTCATCAGCAAGGACACCTCCATCCCGAAGAAGGTGCTGGAGGTGAACCCGGACCACGCCCTGGTGCGCAACATGCTGACCATCTTCGAGCAGGACGCCGACGACCCGTTCATCGGCCAGGCGGCCAACCAGCTCTTCGAGTCCGCCCTGCTGCTCGAAGGCTACCTGACCGACCCCC contains these protein-coding regions:
- the htpG gene encoding molecular chaperone HtpG, with the protein product MGKKTTHKFKAEVSQLLDILVHSLYTNKEIFLRELISNASDALEKVRFLTTAQGGQDDTPLEIRIEADKDAKTVTVTDTGVGMTRDELMKNIGTIAHSGTAELTKMATEGKESLDTLIGRFGVGFYSVYMVADEVEVTTRSIEPGAKPMVWTSDGKTDYKLQELEEDGVARGTRIVVRLKDDLAGQFANAAHLKSIIKKHSNFINFPIHVDGERVNTVTALWREPKFQITSEQYAEFYKFLTYDAEDPLDTLHTSVDAPVQFNALMFIPKAGDDPFGMNRENRGLDLYVRRVLIEKQNKDLLPEYLGFIKGVVDTEDLPLNISRETLQDNLLLRKISSTLVKQALDNLEKIARDDADRYAEFWRAHGTLFKAGYMDFLNKDKFARLVRFNSSASENAEGLTSFANYLSRAREGQKEIYYAYGPSREALGLSPHLEVFRKKGIEVLYLFEPIDEFVMDALRDFDGHALVAAEHADMATLDGFENLERDQEAAPLSDDQKTTLDRLLARIKEALGESVTEVRVSRRLSGSPVCLANPDGNVTSSMDKIMRVISKDTSIPKKVLEVNPDHALVRNMLTIFEQDADDPFIGQAANQLFESALLLEGYLTDPHALVGRVQDLLTKSSGWYVDSRK
- a CDS encoding MerR family transcriptional regulator, whose product is MSGKKVLSVAEIARELELPESTVHYWKNRFAQHLPSVGRGRQKRFRPEAVEVFGTISRLLKEGHTARDVMDQLSHDYPLHADAMPQGVSLPPAMAASAMESAMEPAMKMAAAIGLEIARSVGEGVRSVLAGSDCGNGADVAEVRQGLEDAARRITAQMEETHQLKAENELLREKLKIMEAEMVRLRKDRREMEKYLLDKIRSVTT